The following nucleotide sequence is from Pseudoalteromonas xiamenensis.
CTGAGCAAAAAGGTCGTGTCCTGCTAGTGCAGTTGGGATCGCAAGCGACTGAATTTCAGTTGGCTCGACAATTCCTTGATGAGAAAGCTGCTTGGCAAGACGGCTATCAATGCCTAATTCGGTAAAAAGCAAAGGAATACTCCAAGAAATCAAAATTCTAAAAACACACCATTATAGCAAATCAAGCGAAATGCCCAAAGCGGATTAATGTATTTTTGTAATAATTGAAAAGCCAAGTATAATGCGCGCTTGGCGCCGGATTTGCGATTCGGTTTTTGTGTCTGTGTCGTGCTTAAACACAGGCAAGTAAGCTTAATTCTAGGAAATACTATGTCTGCTCCTTTTGTTGTGTGCGCAATGTACAAATTTGTGTCACTGCCAAATTTCAAAGAAATCCGTGAACCACTTCAAACGATAATGGAACAAAATGAAGTGCGTGGAACATTACTCCTTGCCTCTGAAGGTATAAACGGTACTGTTGCCGGAAAACGTGAAGGTATTGACGCATTGTTGGCTTGGTTAAACAGCCAACCGGGTCTTGATAATATCGTCTTCAAAGAGTCATTTGATGAGGAATGCCCGTTTTACCGCACAAAAGTGAAGTTGAAAAAAGAAATTGTTACGCTTGGCGTTGAAGGTATCGATCCGTTAAACGTAGTTGGCACATACGTAAAACCACAAGATTGGAATGCACTGATTTCCGATCCTGATGTTGTCCTTGTTGATACGCGTAACGACTATGAAATCGAGATCGGTACGTTTAAAAACGCGATTGATCCAAAGACTAAAACTTTCCGTGAGTTTCCTCAGTGGGCAAAAGAGAATTTAGACCCAAGCAAGCACAAGAAAGTCGCGATGTTCTGTACAGGTGGGATCCGTTGCGAAAAGTCAACAGCCTACATGAAAGAGCAGGGTTTCGATGAAGTTTACCATTTAGAAGGTGGTATTCTGAAATACCTCGAAGAAGTGCCGAAAGAAGAAACGATGTGGGAAGGCGAATGCTTTGTTTTCGATAACCGCGTGGCAGTTAATCATGATTTAGAAAAAGGGTCTTACGACCAATGTCACGGTTGCCGTTTGCCAATCACAGAAGAAGATAAATTGCGTCCTGAGTACGAAGAAGGAATCTCTTGTCACCATTGTCATGATGAAGTGACAGAAGAACAACGTGCTCGTTTCGCTGAACGTCAAAAGCAAATTAAACTTGCTGAGAAACGTGGTGAAGGACACATCGGTCATGATGCACAACTAGCACTTCAAGAGCGCCGTGAACAAAAGATAGCGCAAAAAGAAGCACAGCGCAGTCGCAAATAACGACACGACTTTGACGTGTTGTAATTAATTTTGAATTAGAAAGCCCGTAAAGGGCTTTTTTCATTTTTACACGCTACAATATCGAAAATTGAATGACAACAAGGATCTATCATGGCACTTCAGATCGTTTCTCATCCGCTTGTACAGCATAAAGTCGCGCTTCTTCGCGAGCAGGGGATAAGTACAAAGAGTTTTCGCGAAATTGTAGCAGAAGTCGGCACCTTGCTGACTTACGAAGCAACCAAAGATCTTCCACTTGAAACAATGCAAATCACAGGCTGGGAAGGCACTCAAATCGATGTTAACCACATTAAAGGTAAGAAAATTACCGTTGTGCCGATCCTTCGAGCAGGTCTAGGCATGTTAGATGGCGTATTGAGCCTTATTCCTGCGGCTAAAGTAAGCGTTGTAGGGCTTGAAAGGAACGAAGAAACGCTCGAACCGATCCCGTATTTTGAGAAATTGGTTGGCAATATAGAAGCGCGTCTTAGCTTAGTGGTTGACCCAATGCTCGCGACAGGTGGGTCGATGATAGCGACAATAGACATGTTGAAAAAAGCAGGTTGTACACACATTAAAGCAATCGTGCTGGTCGCGAGCGCCGGAAGGCGTTGAAGCCACATTGAAGGCGCACCCTGATGTTGATATTTACACCGCAGCACTTGATAGCCATCTTAATGAAAAAGGCTATATCGTGCCTGGGTTAGGGGATGCTGGCGACAAAATATTTGGTACGGTCATTCGTTAGTCATGTAGACTAAGGTGGTGAGTTTCATCGCCACCTTTAGTTGTTCTTAGCACCGTTCTCATTTGCGGATAAACGCTTTTCAATTGTTAAACATAATTAAAAAAACGAAACCCGAGTCAAAAAAGAACACCGACCTTGATTGCCGAACTCTTTGAAACAGTGAAATTCCGCTAAGATCATGGTAACTGTAACGTTATTTTTTTATCGTTTTTGAAGCTTCATGTTTATGAAACCCGATGTAATAGACTGTAATGGGTGAATGTCATTTTGTCTCCTAATCTTTGCTTTGTTCGCCATGCAGATAATCACTGTTGTGGCGAATAACGATTAAAAGTGAAGAAAATCGGTGTAACTAAAATCCGATTAGCTCACTTCCCTGATTTCAGCAAAGTTTAAAGGATGATTAAAATGTCTACAGAAAGCCTATATCTCGTCAAACTGCAATATAAAACAGGTCTAGTAGGTAGTGGATCAATGGTACTTCAGCTTGCAGTAGATCCTGTGACTGGTTCATTAAACGGTCGTGCAAATGGTGCGATTCAAGAAGGTACGCAACACTCTCCAACATTTACGTCAAGCGCATCGGGTCATATGCATGCAACAGGCTTAAATGGTGTTACAAAAGTAGCTGCTGTAACAGGGCAGGCTGTTGTTTCTTTCCCACCACCTGCTATTGGCAGTTACCTAGCACCATTTACAGCAAGTTTTGCAGTTGATAACGAATGGAATGGTAAAGGTAGTTTCTCAGTTGGTGACAATACTTACCAATGCCAAGTTAGTTTAGCTGACTAATCGACAATGAAGGTGAGGTGGTAACGCCTCACTTTTATATTTTTATCAATGTTTGAGTTTTCGAAAGTCCTGACAAAGTTGTCGAATCAATGCCTGTTTTCTGTTTAGAGTCCTAGTTTGATCTGGGTTTTCTTCATTATCTGATACAAATCTTTAGTTCCACTCGTTTTAATCTGTATTTTAAGCAATGCAGGCAAAGCATGAAAAAACTTGCGCCAAGTTGAATTCGACGACACTGATAACCTTGTGGGCATGAATCTTTATTTTCTGGACCAACATCTTTCGCTTTACGATTAACCCCTTTTGAAAAAATCGGTTGACCTTAAAGCTATCTTTAAGCTTATGGTAGCGTTAATGAAGATTTGGAGAACGCTATAATGCTCTTTACACCTTTTACGTTACCGAATGGTACGGTCATTAAAAATCGCATTGCAAAAGCTGCAATGGAGGAAAACTTAGCCGATGAAAATAAATTGCCTTCGACTGAATTGTTTAATCTGTATAGAGCTTGGGACTCAAGGTGGCAGTGGTTTAATCATTTCCGGCAATGTTATGATTGATAATAGGGCGATGACAGGCCCAGGTGGCGTAGTTTTAGACAGTGAAAAGCAATTAGAAAAGTTTGCGCATTGGGCAAAAATCGGGAAGTCTAACGGCGCACAATTCTGGTTGCAGATTAACCACCCAGGTCGACAAATGCCAGCAAGCCTTGGGCAAAAAACCTTAGCTCCTTCAGCCATTGAGATGGATTTAGGAAAGCTGTCCAAGCATTTTGGTGTCCCCTACGAAATGACTGAAGCTGACATACACGATGTGCTTTCACGATTCGTTCAAACGGCCAACTTGGCACAGCAAGCGGGTTTTGACGGTGTAGAAATTCATGCTGCGCATGGTTATCTGCTTAGCCAGTTTTTATCCCCTAAAACCAATCAGCGACAAGATAAATGGGGTGGTGATCTCGCCAATCGAGCGCGACTATTAATTGAAGTCGTAAAGCAAGTGAGAGCGAATGTAGGGCCAAGTTTTGCGGTCGCAGTAAAGCTAAACTCAGCGGATTTTCAACGAGGCGGATTTACAACTGAAGACGCGAAGCAAGTCGTAAAATGGTTAAACGACCTAAATGTCGATTTAGTTGAATTATCGGGCGGTAGTTACGAAGCTCCAGCCATGCAAGGACAGTCTCGAGATGGACAAACCCTTGCTCGAGAAGCATATTTCCTTGAATTCGCGAAACAAATCAAGCGTGTAGCAAAAATGCCACTGATGGTAACGGGTGGCATAAAACGAAAGCAGGTGGCGGACCACGTAATGGAGAGCAACATTGACTTGGTTGGTATAGCGACGGCTTTGGCTCTTGATCCCAAATTGCCAAACAAGTGGCAGCAAGGTGACATGGTTACACCGAATCTCCCAAATATTACTTGGAAGAATAAAGTTATGGCGTCACTTGCTAACATGGCTCGGGTCAAATATCAATTGAATCAACTGAGCAAGCAACGGGCTGTTCAACCCAATGTACATCCGCTGTGGGCACTAATTAAACAACAGTGGCGAGATAGAAAACGAGCCAAGATGTATAGTACAGTAATGGCTGATAACTCGCGTAACAATTAGTAGCGCTGGCATGACGAGTATCATGACCGAGTAAAGGAATTGGCTGACAATAAAATGGCCAATAGATCTGTTCAGTTAAAACACTTCTTTTAGCATGGTAAGCACTTCGTTCACGTCTGTGGGTTGCACCATATCGGTGTCAGCCAACAGGTGTGTTGCAAGTTCTCGTTTCTTTTCATGTAATTCTAGAATACGTTCTTCAACAGTATGTTGCGCAAACAATCTATATACGGTGACCGGTTTGGTTTGACCTATCCGGTGCACTCGGTCGGTAGCTTGATCTTGTGCTGCAGGGTTCCACCATGGATCCATATGAATAACATAATCGGCTTGCGTAAGATTCAGTCCAAAACCACCTGCCTTGAGACTTATCAAAAATGCATCTCCTTCGCCTTGTTGAAACGCAGCGATGCGACTTTGTCTTGTTTCTGTCGGAGTACTACCATCCAAATATTGATAGGAGAGGTGTTGCGCATCAAAAGCTTGCTGTATCAACCTCAAGAATCCAACGAATTGACTGAATATAAGCACTCTATGGTTGCTTTCTCGCAGTGACTTAACCAGTTCAAGCAGCGTATTGAGTTTACTTTGTGGCAGCACACTGTGTTCAATGAGTAAACGTGAATCGCAACAGGCTTGGCGCAATTTAACGAGTTCAGCCAGCATGCGTAAGCGCTGCTCCCCCGGATTTTGCACTAACGCAGTTTTAGAAAGCTCATCGACTGCCGATTGTCGAAGTGATTCATAAAAGGCCATTTCTTCATCGGATAACACAACGGGCAAATCAATTTCGGTCTTTTCTGGCAGATCCTTTAAGACTTCGTCTTTTGTTCTTCTTAGTAAAAAAGGACTTAATAGTGCTTTAAGACCGACAGCCGCTTTTTTTGCAGCGACAGGGTCATCTTCTTTACGTTCAATGGGGAGCGAAAAGCGTATGTTAAAGCGCTTTAAATTGCCAAGTAGCCCAGGGTTGATAAAACGAAAAATACTCCATAATTCAGTGAGGTTGTTTTCAATAGGCGTTCCCGTTAGCGCCATTTTAAAGTCTGACTTAAGTGAATAAGCCGCTTTTGAACGACTCGACAGCGGATTTTTAAGAAACTGAGCTTCATCGGCTATGGTCGTTGTCCAACGTGTCTGTTGAAGCTCGTCGGATAGACGTTGCAATAAGCTGTAACTCACGATAACGCAATCAAAGGGTTGTAGGTTGGCTAAAACGGATGTTCTATCTTCACCGGCTTGTTTTTGACCTAGAGCGATGACGTTTAATGTTGGTGCAAAACGTTTCAGTTCATTTTGCCAATTAAAGCATACCGACGTGGGCGCAATAATAAGACTTGGTCCACTGTGCGCTCTGGCGAGCAAAATTGCGATTGCTTGGAGGGTTTTGCCAAGTCCCATGTCATCGGCTAAACAGGCTCCCGCCCCCCAATGTGATAGTCTAAGATGCTCAAAATACCCCTTCAATTTGATATGGACGTAATGTCGCTTCAAGGTTATGAGCAATAGATAACTCGAGTTCATTTGCTTCACTGAGTTTGTCTTTTAGTTCGTCCCAACCCGGAACCGTTTGCATGCGAAGTCCGGTTGTGGAGTCGTAAACAAGTCTTGCGGCAAATTTAGAAAAATGGCCCTCGTCGGTAACGTGATTTAACTCGTCTAACTTATCACGCAGTGCTTGGGATAGATTAAGGATATCGCCGTTTTCAAGGGGGATAAAGCGTCCTTGATGAGCGTTAATCAGCCCAAGCAATGGTTTAATCGAAATGACCGTTTTTTCATCGATTTGCAGTTCACCAGATAAATCAAACCAGTCATTTTTCTTATACAAACCGAGTTGGAGCTGATGCGTCTGCAATGGGGCCGAAACAGTAAGCGACTTGCCTCGCAGCCACTGTAAGCGAAGCATAGGCGTGTCATTTTTCTTCAGCGCTGTTTCAAGGGTTTCAAGAACACTTAGCGCATCTGACAACTCGGGTAGATGTAACGTATTCGCTTGCATATCTTTAAATGCAGGACAGAGCACATCCAAATCATCAAGTATTGTTTGCTCAAGCACGAGGTCTCTCGTCGTGGCTAAATTTTCATGTTGAATTTTTGTTGAAATAAACTCAGCGCCAATGCCAGGCACGAAACTCGGACCTTGTTCACCAAATGGCATGACGACACATTGAAAACTGAGGCCGTGTCGATAGGGTTTAATATTGATGACTAGTTCACTGTTCGCCTTTATCAACAATTCTGAAGATTGAATATCTGGTAAATTCGATTCAATGTTTAATAAAGGCGAAATGGCTTTGATCGATTCTAACACCTTGTCTTTGTGGGCACTTGGAATGGATAAACCGAGTTCGCCAACGATTTCTAAAATTGACAAATGTTCTTTTTCGAACACAACGAGTTCAATATTCTCATCGCTCAATAAACTGTAGATTTCACCGGCAAAGTTAAATTCAGGGAGAGGGCTGACCTGCAGCGTAATTGTATCGCCGTACTCGTGAACAAGTAGCACAGGTGACGTATCCAGCAAAGCCGAGGGCTCTGTTTGGGCATTAATCATCTGGACATTCTGAGCACCCAAGAGGGCTTTAAGTGGTTTCAATCCCTCTAAGATGTATGGTTCAGTATAGCTGGAGGCGACAACGCGTTGAATAGCCGCGCAGACCTTTTTATCACGCGCAGTCAAATAGCGAAACAAATGTGGCGTCTCTTTCAATTTAGACAACGGTATTTCGCTTTGTGTCTTCCAACTGTCTTCTGAACGGGTTTGTTCAAAGGCCTTAATTTTAACGGTGTAACGCGTTTTATTGAGTTGCCACAATATCCGTTTATCAGCATGCAAATCTGGTATGGAGTCAACTTGACGCGTGTTTAGTGCCACAAGTTTATCCAATGCCTGTTCCCAGCTTGGCTTAACAGCAATCAATTTCATCGGTGTCACAGTGTTGTGATTTTTAGATTGCGCGACACACCAATTTGCGAGCAACGAAAAGCCTAGAGCGTCAAATTGCTGCTCAAGTTGCCTTAAAACGACGAAATTCACTTTGGCAGTTGAATCTGTCCATGCAACACCGAGTTGCGAAACCCATTTCAAAACTAAACTATAAAAAGGGTCTTGTTTGCTTAAATGCTGAAATTCAATTTTAGCGGAATCAAATACCGCATTGTTTTGGATGTATTTAGCAATCGCCTCAAAAAGTAAGGCGCTGTATAAAAAATTGGAGCATTGATTTCGGTTTTGGCGAAGGCTTTCGACGAAAGAAAATAGTTTAGAAAAACTGTCGTATTCTGGTTTGTCTTTCAATGAAACAAGAGTGAGTAAATAACAAAGCGCGGGGATTTCATCGAAAAACGGATACTTTTTTCTACCATATTTTTGCTTTGCTGAAAGTGCTTTTTCGAAAGACTCAAATGCCTTTTCAAACTCACCACAATTAAAACGATACATGCCTTCGATTTGCTGAAATTCACGAAGTATCACCAAGTTTCCCGTGAACGAGTTCAAATTCATCCAGTTCAAGCAGATAAATACATAACTCGGCCTGCAATAGACGCAATGGAGTATTGCTGGCATTGTGAATAAGTGCATGACAAAGATTATCATAGGTGTCGCGCACATTTAGCCCAGCTCGAAGACGCGTTTTGAAATCCGTAGCAAATGCCTGATATTGCATATAATTTGGCAATGCTAGAAAGGAATCAAGGCAAAACGGAGCAAAATAGCGAGAGTGCAGAATGGGCAAGTGTTCAGATGGAATTAGCTGTGGGTCTTTAGATGCTGTGAAGTAGTTAACGTACTTTGCGTCTTCTTGTAGAAGTAAAACAAAAAGGGCATCTCTTGCGTCACTTGGACTGAGTATATAGGCGTCTTGCGCGTCGATAATAGCGAATTGTAAGCGTCTTAACTGCGCTTCATTTAATTTTGCTATGGCGATATTAGCAGCGTGCGCCTGTGCTTCTATACCATGCTCAGTAACACGTATACACGAGTGTTTTAGCAATTCTGATTTTTTCTCAATGACAGCGGGCGTCGACGTGCTTTGAGCAAAACCTGTATCAATGAAGAATTCGAATATCTTAATCAGTTGCGACTGTTTTATAGGCTCAACGATGAGCGCGACCGTTTGCATTAACGCAAGAGTATGTGGGTCTTCCAAACACAAGAGTTGTTGCTGGTGTAATTCGTTGTTTAATTCTTTATAAAACATTGCACTGGCATTATGATTTTAGCGATTGGCAAATTACCAACAAATAGCGAAAGGCGCAAACTTAAAAGAGGGTGACTTGCGGTAAAAGTCAGCTAAACACAGTGCTCAGCTGACTTACTTTGTATTTAGGGCTAAACCTTAAATTGTTCTAGCATGTCTTCTTGATGAGCGATTTTGTCGACTTGCGAATGCATGGTGCTGTCGACGGTTTGCGAATCTCGATAGACGGTTTCTGATATGCCACGAATGTCCGCGGCATTTGAATTCACATTATCGACAATATGACCTTGTTGATTCAGCATATTCGCGATTTCAACATTGAGATGAACGATATTTGCAATCGCGGAACGCATTTGCTCCAACACCACTTTAGTTTCATCCGCTTTACCAACCGTTTTTTCAACGACTTGTTGACTCAGTTTCATTACCTGTACGGCGCTCACGGCCCCAGCTTGAAGCTGATCTATCATTGCTTTGATTTCAGTGGTGGCTTCCTGCGTGCGTCGCGCAAGCGTTCGAACTTCGTCTGCTACGACCGCGAAACCGCGTCCAGATTCGCCCGCTCGAGCTGCTTCAATTGCAGCGTTCAAGGCGAGTAAATTGGTTTGTTCAGCGATACCATTGATAACGGAAAGAATTTGTTCAATGCCGCTTGATGAGACTTCAAGTTCGGTTACTACATTTACCGCTTCGGCGATTTGTGTAGATAAGTGAGCGATGGTGTTTGTGGTTTCTGCGACGACGCGTTGTCCACTCACCGCAGTGGCGTCCGTTTCTTGAATTGCCTTCGGCGCGTCTTGAGCCGTTGCCGCAACCTGTTTCTCTGTTTCAGAGAGATGTTCCGTTGCATTAGTAAGTGTATCAAGTGCTTGGAGCTGTTTATCTATAGCTTCTCGTGATTTTCGTGCTTCTCTTGATGTTTGTTTGGCGTCTTTTAAAATATCACGACCAAGGCGCTGAATTTCACCGATCAAGTTTTGCAGGCGTTCGGTAAACGCATTGAAGTTCTCTGCCATTGCTTTGAACTCAGGTTCGTCGGGCGCGGTTAAACGGACCGTAAGATCCGCATTACCTTTAGCGATGTTTGCCATCGCAAAGTTGATTTCTTCCAGTGGACGAAGAAGCGAATTTACAAAGAAAAGCAATATACCGATACTGGCAGCTAGCGCGATGAGTGTTAGAAGAACCGAGTCGTTACGCATTTCAGAGACGGCAGCAAACACAATGTCTTTGTCGAGTAACACACCAATTTTCCAATCCATGCCTTTAACAGACTGGAACACTAATATTTTATCTTTTCCATCAATTTGAATCGTTTGTGCGCCGTTTTGAGTTGAAACTGCTGGCAGAAATGACTTCATGTCTTTGCCGTTTAGTTTTGCATCGGGGTGAGAAATAATACTGCCGTCGTTGCTGACCATAAAAGCGTATCCCGCGTTAAACAGTCTGAATGCGTTAATCATTTCGCTTAATTTGGCAAGGCTCACATCAAAGAAAATAGCGCCCCCAAACGACCCTGATTTTTTAACGGGCACGCCAATTGAAACCAAAATTTCTTTCGTTACAGCATCGGCATAAGGGGCGGTCACGATGAGTTTATTGGCATTTTTTGCATCGGTGTACCAAGGGCGTTTTCGAGGATCCCAAGTCGGACCAGGATCCCATGACGGATCACTTGCTACGTATTTACCAGTACTTTCTTGACCATATCCGATAAGTAGGAAAGTCGAAGTGAGCTTTGGCTGTGACAAAATAGGGAAGGCTTCTTCCAATGCATTTGTATTAGCAACGAGACTCGTCGTCAGTTCTGCCAAATCCAAACTACCTTGCATTTGAGCGGTGACAGTGTTGCTTATGCCTTGTATTATTTCATCGACACTGTGATCAACTTGCTTTTTTAGATTATCTTCAAGCAGAAAATATTGTTTGATTGAAAGTGTACCGAGCGCTATCACAAGTACGATAGAGGACAGTAATACAATCTTGTGTTTAAACTTCACCGAACTTCTCCTAAACACGCCTCAATTATTAACGTTAAAGGAATTTTAAAAAGTTGCAAATATTTAACGTTGTATTGCTCTTACAAATATAAATAGCCCAGCTCACAGCGAAGGCTATTAATCATGTTACTCTTCTTCGGAATTGGGGACGACGGTATTTTGCAACAGTGTTTCTGTCTCAATCGCGATGTCTTTCATTTTGAGAGCGTACAATTCTAAACGCTTTTCTTCTTCTGTTTTAGGCTCAAATTTAGGAACTTCAACAGGGTAACCAGCTTGGTCCATAGCAATAAAACTGATGACGCAATGATTTGTTTCAACAAGCTGCTGCTTTTTGGGGTCGCCACATCGAACGCGTATAAAGATTTGCATGCTGGTTTTACCCGTATGTGCAATTTGAGCGCTCACTTCTACGATTTGACCGACAAGAATCGGACGATGAAAGCGCACCCCTGCGACAGACACCGTAACGCAGTAGCTGCCACTCCAACCTGCGGCACAAGCGTAGCCTGCTTGGTCAATCCATTTCATCACAACGCCACCATGCACTTTACCGCCAAAATTGACGTCAGTTGGTTCTGCGAGGAATCGGAAAGTGAGTTGATGCTGCGGCATAGAAGCCTCCTACACGGCTAATTAATACTAGTATAGACACAATTTGTATCATGACCGCAGGATTTTGACTAATTTTTGTTTATTCTCAATGCGTTGATATTATAAACGCGACAAAATAAGGTGAGAATTGAATCGGCAAGATTGGAACTAAAAAGGGGCCTGATGAAGTCCCTTGCAATTTGAGTTTGGATACTTTAACCGAATCGCGTTGGTTGAAGAGGGCTTTTGACCCGCTTATTTGAACGCACTAATTCGTTGAACACATTACATATTCGGATAGTTTGGACCACCTGCACCTTCAGGTGTAACCCAGGTGATGTTCTGACTTGGGTCTTTGATGTCGCACGTTTTACAGTGGATACAGTTTTGCGCATTAATTACAAACGTATCGTTACCATCGTCACTTTTTGCGATTTCATAAACACCGGCAGGGCAGTATCGCTGTGCTGGTTCTGCGTATTTTGCAAAGTTTACGTTAATCGGGATTGACGGATCAGCTAACTGTAAGTGACAAGGTTGTGATTCTTCGTGGTTAGTATTCGATAGAAATACAGAAGACAACTTGTCGAAGCTCAATTTCCCATCCGGTTTAGGGTAATCGATAGGCGTACAGTCAGATTTGAGCTTCATTTGAGCATGATCAGGAACTTCATCTTTGATGGTAAATGGCAAGCTTCCAGAAAAGATGTTTTGGTCTATCATGTTGTACGCACCGCCCAAAATTTTACCGAATTTGTGCAGTGCCGGACCGAAGTTACGTGATTTATACAACTCGTCGTATACCCAACTTGACTTGAATTTTT
It contains:
- a CDS encoding rhodanese-related sulfurtransferase, with amino-acid sequence MSAPFVVCAMYKFVSLPNFKEIREPLQTIMEQNEVRGTLLLASEGINGTVAGKREGIDALLAWLNSQPGLDNIVFKESFDEECPFYRTKVKLKKEIVTLGVEGIDPLNVVGTYVKPQDWNALISDPDVVLVDTRNDYEIEIGTFKNAIDPKTKTFREFPQWAKENLDPSKHKKVAMFCTGGIRCEKSTAYMKEQGFDEVYHLEGGILKYLEEVPKEETMWEGECFVFDNRVAVNHDLEKGSYDQCHGCRLPITEEDKLRPEYEEGISCHHCHDEVTEEQRARFAERQKQIKLAEKRGEGHIGHDAQLALQERREQKIAQKEAQRSRK
- a CDS encoding methyl-accepting chemotaxis protein produces the protein MKFKHKIVLLSSIVLVIALGTLSIKQYFLLEDNLKKQVDHSVDEIIQGISNTVTAQMQGSLDLAELTTSLVANTNALEEAFPILSQPKLTSTFLLIGYGQESTGKYVASDPSWDPGPTWDPRKRPWYTDAKNANKLIVTAPYADAVTKEILVSIGVPVKKSGSFGGAIFFDVSLAKLSEMINAFRLFNAGYAFMVSNDGSIISHPDAKLNGKDMKSFLPAVSTQNGAQTIQIDGKDKILVFQSVKGMDWKIGVLLDKDIVFAAVSEMRNDSVLLTLIALAASIGILLFFVNSLLRPLEEINFAMANIAKGNADLTVRLTAPDEPEFKAMAENFNAFTERLQNLIGEIQRLGRDILKDAKQTSREARKSREAIDKQLQALDTLTNATEHLSETEKQVAATAQDAPKAIQETDATAVSGQRVVAETTNTIAHLSTQIAEAVNVVTELEVSSSGIEQILSVINGIAEQTNLLALNAAIEAARAGESGRGFAVVADEVRTLARRTQEATTEIKAMIDQLQAGAVSAVQVMKLSQQVVEKTVGKADETKVVLEQMRSAIANIVHLNVEIANMLNQQGHIVDNVNSNAADIRGISETVYRDSQTVDSTMHSQVDKIAHQEDMLEQFKV
- a CDS encoding acyl-CoA thioesterase, giving the protein MPQHQLTFRFLAEPTDVNFGGKVHGGVVMKWIDQAGYACAAGWSGSYCVTVSVAGVRFHRPILVGQIVEVSAQIAHTGKTSMQIFIRVRCGDPKKQQLVETNHCVISFIAMDQAGYPVEVPKFEPKTEEEKRLELYALKMKDIAIETETLLQNTVVPNSEEE
- a CDS encoding DEAD/DEAH box helicase, with the translated sequence MNSSYLLLITLKRHYVHIKLKGYFEHLRLSHWGAGACLADDMGLGKTLQAIAILLARAHSGPSLIIAPTSVCFNWQNELKRFAPTLNVIALGQKQAGEDRTSVLANLQPFDCVIVSYSLLQRLSDELQQTRWTTTIADEAQFLKNPLSSRSKAAYSLKSDFKMALTGTPIENNLTELWSIFRFINPGLLGNLKRFNIRFSLPIERKEDDPVAAKKAAVGLKALLSPFLLRRTKDEVLKDLPEKTEIDLPVVLSDEEMAFYESLRQSAVDELSKTALVQNPGEQRLRMLAELVKLRQACCDSRLLIEHSVLPQSKLNTLLELVKSLRESNHRVLIFSQFVGFLRLIQQAFDAQHLSYQYLDGSTPTETRQSRIAAFQQGEGDAFLISLKAGGFGLNLTQADYVIHMDPWWNPAAQDQATDRVHRIGQTKPVTVYRLFAQHTVEERILELHEKKRELATHLLADTDMVQPTDVNEVLTMLKEVF
- a CDS encoding DUF1842 domain-containing protein, whose translation is MSTESLYLVKLQYKTGLVGSGSMVLQLAVDPVTGSLNGRANGAIQEGTQHSPTFTSSASGHMHATGLNGVTKVAAVTGQAVVSFPPPAIGSYLAPFTASFAVDNEWNGKGSFSVGDNTYQCQVSLAD